The stretch of DNA CCAGGCCCGGGAGGAGTGCAGATCCAGGCAATCCGGAGGGGCTCCTCAGACGGGAGCGATTGAGGGGTCGGCAGTTGCAAGCCCGTCGAGTTGGCGATATCGGCATACAGCAGCGGGAAATCCAGCTCTGCGGTCCGGAACGTCGTCGAGATCTTCCTGGCCGTGCGTTTGGCAAGTCGCTGGGCGACGTCCCTCGCGCCGTTGGTCCGCAACCTGGCACTCAAGCGTTGAATCGAGGTCCACTGCTTCTGCACCTTAGAACACTCCGTTTCTGTGCCATTTGCGCCAATTCCTGTTTGTGCGGATGCGGCCCCTGACGCGGCGCAGCAAAGGCAGCACGTTGGCGCCCGCAGCGGGAGCGGGGTTGTTGATCCTTCGGGACAGAGTTTCCCACAGGGCCGATCCCTCGATTTCGGGATCCACATCTTTCGCGAACGCACGGTACGCCGCGAACAGGGCCGGATCGGGCAGGCCTCGGTCGAGTTCCAATCCCGCCGTGTAAAGCGCCTCGTTGACCAGCGCCGTCCGGGCATCGCGAAGGAGCTCCTCGGCCCCGGGTATCTGCCCGGCTAAACCCCCGAAGAGGGTTTCGAAGACTTCATACCGCTCGCCAAGATCCAGGCAGCCGTCCACTTCCTTGGCAGACATGCTGTTTGGATGGTCCCGATGCCAGGCTTGGTCAGCCCCGTGGATGTAGGCGACGTCCGCAAATGCGGAAATACGAAACCACAACTCCATATCCGGTGTATGGCGGAGCGGCGCCTGATACCCGATGCGTTCAACAACGGAACGGCGCATGAGCGCCTCCGGTGACGTGATGACGTTCTGCGCGGAGCGGCACCGGTCCCTCAGCCAGTCCTGCCCGGGCCAGATGGTCCACGCCGACGCCTGGCTCCGGGCCTCCGGCAGGCTCTCGGTGGAAAAGTGAATCGGGTGACCGTAGACGAGTCCGACGGACGGGTACGCCCCGGCCAGCTGCGTTGCACGGGCAAGGGACCCGGGAGTGAGCAGATCGTCCGCGTCGAGCCGCACCAGGAA from Arthrobacter sp. PAMC25564 encodes:
- a CDS encoding glycosyltransferase family 2 protein — its product is MENTVQSVDRRIRVKPRAVPEPPATVTVVVPCYNYANFLPQAVHSCLAQEEVEVDVIIVDDASTDSSLSVAKGLAATNPNVSVLSHERNKGMVATFNDGAKIATGEFLVRLDADDLLTPGSLARATQLAGAYPSVGLVYGHPIHFSTESLPEARSQASAWTIWPGQDWLRDRCRSAQNVITSPEALMRRSVVERIGYQAPLRHTPDMELWFRISAFADVAYIHGADQAWHRDHPNSMSAKEVDGCLDLGERYEVFETLFGGLAGQIPGAEELLRDARTALVNEALYTAGLELDRGLPDPALFAAYRAFAKDVDPEIEGSALWETLSRRINNPAPAAGANVLPLLRRVRGRIRTNRNWRKWHRNGVF